The following proteins are co-located in the Triticum aestivum cultivar Chinese Spring chromosome 1A, IWGSC CS RefSeq v2.1, whole genome shotgun sequence genome:
- the LOC123060106 gene encoding nascent polypeptide-associated complex subunit alpha, muscle-specific form, whose product MGSFRLAALAALLLAFALLPDPAAARVLQGKKPGSGEEAPVPNVATGGSEKGAASKEPGQPSTPAGNPETGKQHQKTPPAETTPTPPPPETTQTPPPPEKTQTPKDSPPPPSGVPESKGQKGSDAEVSAQPVPAKNGRNESPPPGSPESTGGGSGNKKPATESKEVAEECKDPVDTCSIEGLSACLQVSKTASSGQFFIVQNTGQNTVTVDVKTTSDISIAHTLPPLSKGESKRVNISSSSPNGGEVTLNVGTGHCVLRIRQPVYDWQQQFQQLTSYATTVKPIYGAYFGVFTLVLVGAVFACCKFAGTKRDGGVPYQQLEMGSQAQAPDSSGANNTTSTGDGWEDGWDDDWDDEEAPAKPSERGPAGSISANGLSLRSPTNRSPTDSKDGWDVDWDD is encoded by the exons ATGGGATCCTTCCGACTCGCCGCGCTCGCGGCGCTCCTCCTGGCCTTCGCCCTGCTCCCGGACcccgcggcggctagggttttgcaGGGCAAGAagcccggctccggcgag GAAGCGCCTGTACCTAACGTGGCTACAGGTGGATCTGAGAAGGGCGCCGCCTCGAAAGAACCGGGGCAACCATCGACTCCGGCGGGGAATCCTGAGACTGGTAAACAGCACCAGAAAACACCGCCGGCGGAAACAACGCCAACACCGCCACCGCCAGAAACAACGCAAACACCACCACCGCCGGAAAAGACTCAAACACCAAAGGATTCTCCACCGCCACCATCAGGTGTGCCAGAGAGTAAGGGGCAGAAAGGGAGTGACGCGGAGGTCTCTGCACAGCCGGTGCCAGCGAAGAATGGGCGCAACGAGAGCCCCCCTCCCGGAAGCCCTGAATCAACTGGAGGAGGCTCAGGAAACAAGAAGCCCGCAACTGAATCAAAAGAGGTGGCTGAGGAGTGTAAGGATCCAGTAGACACATGTTCAATTGAAGGATTGTCTGCTTGCCTTCAGGTGTCTAAGACAG CTTCAAGTGGACAATTTTTTATAGTCCAGAATACAGGGCAGAATACCGTAACTGTTGATGTCAAAACAACATCAGATATAAGTATAGCCCATACGTTGCCACCTCTCAGCAAGGGTGAATCTAAAAGG GTTAACATAAGCTCTAGCAGTCCAAATGGTGGAGAGGTTACCCTAAATGTTGGGACTGGGCATTGTGTCTTGCGCATCAGGCAGCCAGTTTATGATTGGCAACAACAATTTCAGCAGCTTACATCTTATGCAACGACTGTGAAGCCAATCTATGGAGCCTATTTTGGTGTTTTCACGCTTGTCTTGGTTGGGGCCGTCTTTGCTTGTTGCAAGTTTGCAGGGACAAAGCGCGATGGTGGGGTCCCATATCAGCAGCTTGAGATGGGGTCTCAGGCTCAAGCTCCTGACTCATCAGGTGCAAACAACACTACAAGCACAGGAGATGGCTGGGAAGATGGATGGGATGATGACTGGGATGACGAGGAAGCACCTGCAAAACCTTCAGAAAGAGGACCTGCTGGAAGCATCTCGGCAAATGGCCTTTCTCTGAGATCTCCAACCAATAGATCTCCAACCGATAGCAAGGACGGATGGGATGTAGATTGGGATGACTAA
- the LOC123158775 gene encoding probable WRKY transcription factor 70 yields the protein MAALVTPAASVVSELVVRGRESAAVLEALLQGGSPQEHGGIRELAAEILLCCDRALAALHGRDGVHAVALASRKRRSSEPDGAASQTRPKRRMRASSGSTATRVEKRSTAEDGHIWRKYGQKEITHSKHPRLYFRCSYKHDIGCPATRQVQQSDDDLSLYVITYFGDHTCCHGDEAVAAAEEKDVKMQPFVINFGIGSATESSTSGSPWQNSDDGDGRSEIPRSSHAVCLPEGGEADELRLKVTKVETTSLGSQPASPAAAELSSSPDVSCASPAWDPLSSCWEWDQFVESSFDFVSRFIDFDDFALYQ from the exons ATGGCGGCACTCGTCACTCCAGCTGCTTCGGTGGTGTCCGAGCTGGTGGTGCGGGGCCGGGAGTCCGCCGCCGTCCTCGAGGCCCTGCTCCAGGGGGGCTCGCCGCAGGAGCACGGCGGGATCCGGGAGCTCGCCGCGGAGATCCTTCTCTGTTGCGACCGCGCCCTCGCCGCGCTCCACGGTCGCGACGGCGTCCATGCGGTCGCGCTCGCCAGCAGGAAGCGCAGGTCGTCGGAGCCCGACGGCGCAGCCTCTCAGACGAGGCCGAAAAGAAG GATGCGCGCGAGCAGCGGATCGACGGCGACGAGGGTCGAGAAGCGATCGACGGCGGAGGACGGGCACATATGGAGGAAGTACGGGCAGAAGGAGATCACGCACAGCAAGCACCCGAGGCTCTATTTCAGGTGCTCCTACAAGCACGACATCGGCTGCCCGGCGACGAGGCAGGTCCAGCAGTCGGACGACGACCTCTCCCTCTACGTCATCACCTACTTCGGCGACCACACCTGCTGCCACGGCGACGAAGCCGTCGCCGCCGCAGAGGAAAAGGACGTCAAGATGCAGCCGTTCGTCATCAACTTCGGGATCGGGTCGGCCACAGAGAGCAGCACCAGCGGCTCGCCTTGGCAAAACTCTGATGACGGTGATGGCCGGAGCGAGATCCCACGCTCGTCGCACGCCGTATGCTTGCCGGAGGGAGGAGAAGCAGATGAACTGCGACTGAAGGTGACCAAAGTTGAGACAACTTCGTTAGGCTCGCAGCCAGCGAGCCCGGCGGCGGCAGAGCTGAGCTCGTCACCCGACGTTTCCTGTGCTTCCCCAGCATGGGATCCTTTATCCAGCTGCTGGGAGTGGGATCAATTCGTCGAGAGCTCATTCGATTTCGTTAGTAGATTCATCGATTTCGATGACTTTGCTTTGTACCAATAG